A genomic region of Papaver somniferum cultivar HN1 chromosome 7, ASM357369v1, whole genome shotgun sequence contains the following coding sequences:
- the LOC113296007 gene encoding uncharacterized protein LOC113296007 yields MARGEKTQEWVTTLMSTEFVNSCSNHRELKYNGRNYFCIDCKMSLCLHCLNSSPHRLHKSLRIRRNTFRKVVRLGDIKNFFDCSQIQTYACNGAKAIHLNSWPSKSSKNRIGQLYETYACNGAKATHLNSWLSRFSKDDPLCEVCKRVLIPYSNSTSCSIACQVSVNSDEESSPTVRTPKSCQNEHVAMRTSTKAASLNEHLAVSHTFRTSHRKRKGVPRRAPFF; encoded by the exons ATGGCGAGG GGAGAAAAAACACAAGAATGGGTAACAACATTAATGAGTACTGAGTTCGTTAATTCTTGTTCTAATCACcgagaattgaaatacaatgggAGGAACTATTTCTGTATTGATTGTAAGATGAGTCTTTGTCTACATTGTTTGAATTCATCACCACATCGTCTTCACAAATCTCTTCGGATTCGCCGAAACACTttcagaaaagttgttcgtcttgGCGACATCAAAAATTTCTTTGATTGTTCACAAATTCAG ACATATGCCTGCAACGGTGCAAAAGCTATTCATCTGAATTCATGGCcttcaaaatcttcaaaaaaCAGGATCGGTCAACTATACGAG ACATATGCCTGCAATGGTGCAAAAGCTACTCATCTGAATTCCTGGctttcaagattttcaaaagatgATCCGCTATGCGAGGTTTGCAAACGGGTCCTCATACCCTACAGTAACAGTACTTCCTGTTCCATTGCATGTCAG GTGTCAGTGAATTCTGATGAAGAAAGCAGTCCTACAGTTCGAACACCAAAGTCGTGTCAAAACGAGCATGTGGCAATGAGGACTTCTACTAAGGCAGCTTCCTTGAACGAGCATTTGGCAGTGAGCCATACCTTCAGAACATCCCATCGAAAAAGAAAAGGTGTTCCCCGCAGAGCTCCATTTTTCTAG
- the LOC113299645 gene encoding uncharacterized protein LOC113299645, with protein MATSSSSSSFLIKQSTVITPSTNVRHQNVNFFSPKPFPLVNRNGSSTRLFAASKKKTEEIISTVKQVQEERKPLQEDEEEVEEDLPWIQEKALDVVEFTGSVTQALPGPRVGQSKLPWLLAVPLGYLGITFVIAFVKTVRKFNSPKEKRRKLVNKNAFLCISIDELFQKGRDAVEPSSLKELMQKTGFGMEEILRKYVRYAMNEKPFNPDMVADLIQLRKASMLNDNEVAEILNEISRRIVRDKGPVVMDISGYSEKGFKRKLAVQALFGKIFYLSELPEFGSRESSLIIKDIFGVTDEDAITLRTHTLSESGDVESLQKMLGNSNPEEPNEGSSIASDD; from the exons ATGGctacttcttcatcatcatcatcatttctaATCAAGCAATCTACTGTGATTACTCCTTCTACTAACGTGCGCCATCAGAATGTCAATTTCTTTAGTCCAAAACCTTTTCCTCTTGTGAACAGAAATGGTTCTTCCACTAGACTGTTTGCTGCTTCAAAAAAGAAGACTGAAGAGATTATAAGTACTGTTAAGCAAGTACAGGAAGAACGAAAACCATTACAggaggatgaagaagaagttgaagaggATTTACCATGGATTCAAGAGAAAGCATTGGATGTAGTTGAGTTTACTGGTTCAGTTACTCAAGCTTTACCTGGTCCTAGAGTTGGTCAAAGTAAATTACCATGGCTTCTTGCTGTTCCTTTAGGTTATTTAGGGATTACGTTTGTTATTGCGTTTGTTAAGACTGTTCGGAAGTTTAATTCGCCTAAAGAGAAGAGACGAAAATTG GTGAATAAGAATGCTTTCTTATGCATATCAATAGATGAGTTGTTTCAGAAGGGAAGAGATGCTGTGGAACCATCCAGTCTCAAGGAGCTTATGCAAAAG ACAGGTTTTGGGATGGAGGAGATCTTGAGGAAGTATGTTCGGTATGCAATGAATGAAAAGCCCTTCAACCCGGATATGGTAGCTGATCTAATCCAACTCAGAAAAGCTTCAATGCTGAATGATAATGAGGTTGCTGAAATTCTAAATGAGATTTCAAGACGAATTGTACGGGACAAAG GTCCTGTTGTCATGGATATTTCTGGATACTCAGAGAAGGGTTTCAAGAGAAAACTTGCTGTGCAGGCCCTTTTTGGGAAGATTTTTTATCTATCAGAG CTACCGGAGTTCGGTTCGAGGGAAAGCTCCTTGATCATAAAGGACATATTTGGTGTTACAGA TGAAGATGCAATTACTCTCCGAACACATACTCTGTCTGAGTCTGGGGATGTGGAGTCACTGCAAAAGATGCTTGGAAATTCGAATCCTGAAGAACCCAATGAAGGATCATCCATTGCTTCTGATGATTAA
- the LOC113293394 gene encoding abietadienol/abietadienal oxidase-like — MEENYYVICASSIVVSTLFFIVFVKILRTKNKKIGKNGTCLKFPPGGRGWPLIGDSLNWYNAVAGSHPPAFVEEQVKRYGRIFSCSLFGKRAVVSADPSFNRFIMLNEGKLFQSSYPKSFRDLVGKNGLITVHGEQQRKLHAIASSMMRLDKLRVHFLKDIQMVMLRTLNNLQEDQTYLLQDVCRKVAIELMVNQLMGVSSESEVNQMAGFFSDFVDGCLSVPINLPGFTYHTAMKARDNIISKIDKTVEKIKNEQLSATSEARNGVLGRLIEEQSLPDAVVADFIINLLFAGNETTAKTMLFAVYFLSQSPKALQEILAEQDGIRGTSGDEHMLTWEDYKAMPFTQCVIDETLRIGGIAIWLMREAKEDVEYQEYVIPKGCFVVPFLSAVHLDENIYKGAVNFNPWRWMDPDNKEKRNWRTSSFYSPFGGGARFCPGAELARLQIAIFLHFFLTKYRWSQVKDDRMSFFPSARLVNGLQIRISKRTD, encoded by the exons ATGGAAGAAAATTACTATGTCATTTGCGCTTCATCAATAGTCGTATCAACTTTATTTTTCATCGTTTTTGTAAAGATTTTGCGAACGAAAAATAAAAAGATTGGGAAAAACGGCACTTGCTTGAAATTTCCTCCAGGAGGTAGAGGCTGGCCGTTGATTGGCGATAGCCTTAATTGGTACAATGCTGTTGCAGGTTCTCATCCACCCGCTTTCGTTGAAGAGCAGGTTAAGAG GTATGGAAGGATATTTTCATGTAGTTTATTCGGGAAAAGGGCTGTCGTATCGGCGGATCCAAGTTTTAATCGGTTTATCATGCTAAATGAAGGGAAACTATTTCAATCAAGTTATCCGAAATCATTTAGAGACTTGGTTGGAAAAAATGGGCTAATCACAGTACATGGAGAGCAACAAAGAAAACTCCATGCAATTGCATCAAGCATGATGAGACTAGATAAGCTCAGAGTTCATTTCCTTAAAGACATTCAGATGGTTATGCTTCGGACTTTAAATAATTTACAAGAAGATCaaacatatcttcttcaagatgTTTGCAGAAAG GTGGCAATTGAATTGATGGTGAATCAACTAATGGGAGTCTCAAGTGAATCAGAAGTAAACCAAATGGCTGGATTCTTTTCAGACTTTGTGGATGGTTGTCTTTCCGTTCCCATTAATTTGCCAGGGTTTACATACCATACTGCAATGAAG GCAAGGGACAATATAATTAGCAAAATTGACAAGACAGTTGAGAAGATAAAAAATGAACAACTTTCAGCGACATCTGAAGCCAGAAATGGTGTTCTCGGAAGGTTAATAGAAGAACAAAGCTTACCAGATGCTGTAGTTGCGGATTTTATAATCAATTTACTGTTTGCCGGCAATGAAACTACTGCTAAAACTATGCTTTTTGCAGTATATTTTCTCAGTCAATCTCCCAAGGCACTTCAAGAAATTTTG GCAGAACAAGATGGTATCAGAGGAACTTCTGGTGATGAACACATGCTCACTTGGGAGGACTACAAGGCTATGCCTTTCACTCAGTGT GTTATAGATGAGACACTTAGGATAGGGGGAATTGCGATATGGTTGATGAGAGAAGCAAAAGAAGATGTTGAATATCAAG AATATGTAATACCGAAAGGATGCTTTGTAGTGCCATTTCTATCAGCAGTTCACTTGGATGAAAACATCTACAAGGGTGCTGTGAATTTTAATCCATGGAGATGGATGGACCCTGACAATAAG GAAAAAAGAAACTGGAGGACTAGTTCTTTCTATTCACCATTTGGAGGAGGGGCAAGATTTTGTCCCGGTGCTGAGTTAGCCCGCCTACAAATTGCCATCTTTTTACATTTCTTCCTCACCAAATACAG GTGGAGCCAAGTTAAGGATGATAGAATGTCATTCTTTCCATCGGCGCGACTTGTAAATGGCTTACAAATTCGTATATCGAAAAGGACGGATTGA